One region of Lagopus muta isolate bLagMut1 chromosome 13, bLagMut1 primary, whole genome shotgun sequence genomic DNA includes:
- the LOC125699799 gene encoding DNA-directed RNA polymerases I and III subunit RPAC2-like isoform X2 gives MAETGERKAALEMVQADGTDGNCVTFVLHDEDHTLGNSLRYMVMKNPDVEFCGYCITHPSESKINFRIQTRGSLPAVEPFRKGLNDLMGVCQHVLDTFEKSMRKYRAQREEEMQ, from the exons ATGGCGGAGACCGGCGAGAGGAAGGCCGCGCTGGAGATG GTCCAGGCAGATGGAACAGATGGAAACTGTGTCACTTTTGTGCTGCATGATGAGGACCACACGCTTGGCAACTCCCTCCGATACATGGTCATGAAAAA CCCTGATGTGGAGTTTTGTGGCTACTGCATCACACACCCGTCTGAAAGCAAGATCAACTTCCGCATTCAGACCAGAG ggTCCCTTCCTGCTGTTGAGCCATTCCGCAAAGGGCTGAACGACCTGATGGGTGTTTGCCAACATGTACTCGATACCTTTGAG AAGAGCATGAGAAAATACAGGGCCCAGAGGGAGGAAGAGATGCAGTAG
- the LOC125699799 gene encoding DNA-directed RNA polymerases I and III subunit RPAC2-like isoform X1 produces the protein MAETGERKAALEMVQADGTDGNCVTFVLHDEDHTLGNSLRYMVMKNPDVEFCGYCITHPSESKINFRIQTRGSLPAVEPFRKGLNDLMGVCQHVLDTFEVRLLPEELRGLLGQEGLRTFVTKSLVAFSGILCLILV, from the exons ATGGCGGAGACCGGCGAGAGGAAGGCCGCGCTGGAGATG GTCCAGGCAGATGGAACAGATGGAAACTGTGTCACTTTTGTGCTGCATGATGAGGACCACACGCTTGGCAACTCCCTCCGATACATGGTCATGAAAAA CCCTGATGTGGAGTTTTGTGGCTACTGCATCACACACCCGTCTGAAAGCAAGATCAACTTCCGCATTCAGACCAGAG ggTCCCTTCCTGCTGTTGAGCCATTCCGCAAAGGGCTGAACGACCTGATGGGTGTTTGCCAACATGTACTCGATACCTTTGAGGTGAGACTGTTGCCTGAAGAGCTCAGGGGCCTTCTTGGTCAAGAGGGACTGAGAACTTTTGTCACAAAAAGCCTGGTAGCTTTTTCAGGCATTCTTTGCCTGATATTGGTTTGA